CCCCGTCTCCGAGCGTTCCGCGGTCTCGTCTTCCGTCGTCGCGGCCGTTTCCTCCGCTCCCTCGCCGCTCATCGGTCGGACGGGTAGTCGGTCGAGAGGTCGAGGTCGGACTCCACGACCTCCTCGTCGGTCACGGCCTCGTCCTCGTCTGCCCGCTCGCCGGCGAGTTCGAGGATGTCGATCCGCTCGCCCTCGAACCCCTCTTCGAGCCGCTCTTGCACCTCCTGCTGGTCGGGGAGGTCGGGGAGCCCGTCGGGGTCCTCCTCGACGTGCTCGACGGAGGCGTACCCCTCCGGGGCCTCGTTGCCCGCGGCGACCCACTCGTGGAAGCGGTCGGCGAACTCGACGGTCCCCTTGTGGTCGCTGCCGCCCTCTTCGCGGAACCAGTAGAGCAGGTCCGGCTCGTGTTCGGGGCAGAGCAGCACCTCGCCGTCCGGCTCGCCGTACACGATCTCCGCCTCCCGACACCGGTGGATCTCCGCCTCGCCGTAGTCGAGGTAGCAGACGTCGCAGGGCTCCTCGACGAGGGAGACGAGCCGCAGGAGTCGCTCTCGCGGGTCCTCGGGGATCTCGTCGAGGGGCTTGAGCTCCTCGTCGTCGGTGAATATCTCGTCCTCCTCGAAGCGCCATCCACGGAGGCCGATGCTCACTTTCGCCATGGGCACGCTACGCTCCGGCGGCGATAAAAGCGCGTCCTTCCCGGCACGAGGGCGGTCGCTACGCCGGTACGAAGCCGGTCGCTACGCCGGCGCGACGACGCCGACCCCGAGCGCGCTCGCGGTCGTCGTGATCTCGGTCACTTCGACGGGCCCTTCGGACGAGAAGGTGTAGACGGCGACGAAGGCGACGGCGAGCAGCACCGCGAGGACGCCGAAGGCGAGGGCCCACTGCCGCCGCCCCGCCGTCGAGAGTCCGAGCCGGTCGCCGAGGAGGTCGGCGGCGAGCACGCCGCCGACGACGAGCGAAAGTCCGATCGCGACGACGTGGACGCCCCCCAGCGGCGACGCGGGGAGGAGCAGGACGCCGACCAGCGCGACCGCCCCGCCGAGAACTACGGCCGCGCCCCCGACGAGGGATTCCGGGGTCGCGACGGCTCGACGGTTCGACGACGTGATGCGGGGGTCGTTCATGTGTCCCGTGGCTCCCCCCAGCGTGATAACCGTTTCCGGGGCCGTGACGGCACGCCGCCCGCGGGCCGTTTATACGTCCGGCGACCCTCCTCCGCGCCATGAGGCGACGGCGACTCCTCGGGCTGGCCGCGGCCGCGACCGCCGGGACCGCGGCCGGCTGTCTGGGCGGCGGTCCGACGGCAGGCGAGGGTAGTGGGGACGGCGGAGGCGACGGTGAGGACGATGGTGAGGGAGACGGCTCAGGCAGCGACGGAGACGGCGTCGACTGGCCGACCGGGACGTACGCCGACTACGAGACGACGACGGTGACAGTCGAGAATTCGGCGGGCGAGGAACTCGGGTCGGTGACGGCCGCCATCGCGGACGACGGGGAGAAAAGGCCGCTCGGGCTCAGCGACGCCGAGGCGCTTCCGGAGGACGGCGGGATGCTGTTCACCTACGCCTCGCCGCGCGACCTGACGTTTATCATGCCGGACATGAGCTTCGGGATCGACATCGTCTTCGTTGGCGGCGACCGCGAGATAACCCGAATTCACAACGCGCCCGAACCCGGTCCGAACGAGGACGGAAGCGAGCAGAAGTATCCCGGCTCGGGGCAGTACGTGTTGGAAGTCCCCTACGAGTGGACCGACCGACACGGCGTCGAGGTCGGGGACTCGCTGGCGTTCGACCTGTGATTCCGCTTCAGCGCGGTCGGTCGGCGGCCGCGGGTTCGAGCGCGTTCAGGTCCGGATCGCGGGCGACGCTCACCGCGAGGACGACGCTCATGACCCCGAACAGCGCCACGACCGCGAGAGCGAAGACGCCGACGCCGACCGCGACGAGGGACTGGCTCCCGAGGAACTCCGCGCCTATCGTCGTGAAGAGGGCGGCCAACGCGAGTCCGAACAGCCGTTTCTCCGATTTCGTGTACATAGATTAGTTCCGTCCCGGACGGGGTTAAGACGTGTCCGACGGCTGCCGTCGTGTCTCATACTGGCACGTCTCGCGGCCGTTCCGGGCGGCTCCGCGGACCGCCTCCGGTCGACGGTCGGCGGTCGATCCGCTCGGAACATCGCCCGCTCGCGTCCGCCTCGACTCCGTCGCCCACTCCCCCCGTTTATGTCGCTCGCGCCCGTGGTGATCGTATGCGAAACGTGGACGCCGCAGGGCTGGGAATCGGCGATGACCACCCGCCCCGGATCATGGGCGTACTCAACGTCTCCGCCGAGTCGCCGTACGACCCCAGCGTGTACGACGACCCCGGCGAGGCCGCCGCCTACGTCGACGAGGAACTGATCGGGGAAGGCGCGGACATCGTCGACGTCGGGTTGGAGTCGGCGAACAAGGACTTAGACGTCCTCTCGGCCGAACAGGAGTTAGATCGGCTCGACACCGCGGTCGAGACGCTCGAATCGACCTCGGGCGACGCCGTCTGGTCGATCGAGACGCGCTACCACGAGGTCGCCGACGAGGCGATCTCGCGCGGCTTCGACATGGTCAACGACATCTGCGGGTTCGCCGACCCCGAGATGCCCCGCGTCTGCCGCGAACACGACGTGGCGGTCTCGAAGATGGCGTCGCCCCCGGACCTCGAACGGCCGGGCGCGATCGAGGACGTGGACGACATCTACGAGGCGCTGTCGATGAACGGGGTCACCGACAAGACGATCCTCGACCCCGCGTTCGGCGGGTGGTCCGCCGAGAAGACACACGAGGACGACCGCGAGACGTTCCACCGGCTCCGCGAGTTCCGCGGGTACGGCCGCCCCCTGCTCGTCTCGATCAACCGCAAGAGCTTCCTCAGGACCATCGCGGGCCGCAGCACCGAGGAGGCGCTCCCCGTCTCCCTCGCCGCCACGTCGATGGCGGTCGAGCGCGGCGCGCACGTGATCCGCACCCACGACGTGGCCGAGACGCGCGACGCCGCGCTCGTCGGGGCCGAGTTCGCCCGCGACCGCTACTCCGGCCGCGGCTCCGACGGCGTCGCCGCCGAGGAGCTCGACGTGACGACCGTCCGCGAGGCCGAGCGCCACCTCGACCGGATCGGCGCGGCGGACGCGGCGCAGGGGGACCGCGGCGTCGCCGACAGCGCCGTCGTGCGCACCTACGAGCTCTCGGGGCTCGACGACCCGGCCGTCGGCGCGCTCCGCGCCGCGACCGCCGGTCCCGACGCCCCCGCCGCCGCGTTCGCGCTCGGCGACCCGAACCGCGAACGGAGCGAGACGACCGCCTCGGCGGCCGACGGCGGCGACGGGGCCACCGTCGACGCGCCCGCCGGCGGCCGACGCGGACTCCTGATCGGGACGCCGGCCGCCGTCTCGGCGGTCAGAGACGACGTGTCCGGCGTTTCGCCGGATCTCGACGCCGTTCTCGGCGACATCGCCCGACACGGTAATTAAGAGAAAGTTTATGCCCTCGTGTAGACAACCGATCGACCGGACGCCGGAGGGGCACGCGGGTAGGGGTACTCTGTGCCACTCCGGTCCATACCATATCCGAACCGGCGAGCGGCAGCGCCGTCCCGCGCCGCCCCGGGGAAGGGGTTCCCGGAGCGTGACTCGACAGTGAACTTCTCGACGTTCGAGCCGGCGTACGAGGCGATACTCGACGACTTCGGGTTCGACCGCGCGGCCGACGAGCGCGCCCGCGACGCCGCCGCCGACCTCGCGACCCCGTTCCCCCTCGACCGCCTCGGTGACTGGCGCGGCGCGACCGTCGCGGTCGCGGGCGCGGCCCCCTGCCTCGCCGACGAGGTCGAACTCGCCCGCGACGCCGACGTCGTCGTCGCCGCCTCCACCGCGGTCGACGTCCTCGCGGACCGCGGCGTCGCCGTCGACTGTATGGTGACCGACCTCGACAAGAACCCGGAGACTGCGGCGGCGCTGACCCGCGACGGCGTCCCGGTCGCCGCGCACGCTCACGGCGACAACCTCCCCGCGGTCCGCGAGTGGCTCCCGCGCTTCGCCGACGAGTGGACGCTGGCGACGACGCAGGCGGCCCCGGTCGGAGCGGTCCGGAACACGGGCGGATTCACCGACGGGGACCGCGCGGCGTTCCTCGCCGACCACGTCGGGGCCGGCGCGCTCACCTTCCCCGGGTGGAACTTCGACGACCCCGACGTCGACCCGATGAAGGCGCGGAAGCTCGACTGGGCCGCCCGGCTGCTGCGCTGGCTCGAACGCCGCCGGAACGAGGAGTTTCCCGTCCTGGACGGGCGACGCGAGGCGGCGGACGAGGCGCTGGAAGGGATTCTCGGCGGAGAGTTAACCGGCGACCCCGGCGGCGACTAAGCCTCGCGCTCCACTCGCGGCTCCGGGAACAGCTCGTCGCGGTCGCGGTCGCCGATCCACTGGGCCAGCCGGACGAGCTGGTCCGCGGCGGCCTCGAACAGGCGCTCGCTCTTCTCCGGGGTCACGTCGGTCGGGTCGCCGAACGCGCCGTTCGGGGAGTTGTCGATCGCGTCGTAGAACGTGCGCGCGCCGTGGACGGTCGTGTCGGCGTCGTCGAGGTCGACGAGCCCGCCGTCGCGGGCGTCTTCGAGCCGATCCTCGCGGACGAGGTCGGGGGCGATGTGGGTGATCATCGCCGTCTCCTTCGGCCCCGCGTGGGGACCGTTGCGCTCGAACAGGTCGTCGACCAGCTCCGGGATCGACTCGTCCCACATCCACTCCACCGCGTAGGCGACCTCGTCCTCGTGGAGCCGCCGCCCGACCTCGCGGAGGTGCTGGACGTTGCCGCCGTGGGCGTTGACGAACACCACGCGGTCGATGCCGTGGTAGGCGAGGTTCCGGGAGAAGGACTCGACGTAGTCGCGGAACTCGGGCGGGTCGACCCACATCGTCCCCGGGAACTGCCGGTGGTGCGGGCTGACGCCGACGTTGATCGTCGGC
This genomic stretch from Halorubrum hochsteinianum harbors:
- a CDS encoding 6-hydroxymethylpterin diphosphokinase MptE-like protein, translating into MNFSTFEPAYEAILDDFGFDRAADERARDAAADLATPFPLDRLGDWRGATVAVAGAAPCLADEVELARDADVVVAASTAVDVLADRGVAVDCMVTDLDKNPETAAALTRDGVPVAAHAHGDNLPAVREWLPRFADEWTLATTQAAPVGAVRNTGGFTDGDRAAFLADHVGAGALTFPGWNFDDPDVDPMKARKLDWAARLLRWLERRRNEEFPVLDGRREAADEALEGILGGELTGDPGGD
- the folP gene encoding dihydropteroate synthase; translation: MRNVDAAGLGIGDDHPPRIMGVLNVSAESPYDPSVYDDPGEAAAYVDEELIGEGADIVDVGLESANKDLDVLSAEQELDRLDTAVETLESTSGDAVWSIETRYHEVADEAISRGFDMVNDICGFADPEMPRVCREHDVAVSKMASPPDLERPGAIEDVDDIYEALSMNGVTDKTILDPAFGGWSAEKTHEDDRETFHRLREFRGYGRPLLVSINRKSFLRTIAGRSTEEALPVSLAATSMAVERGAHVIRTHDVAETRDAALVGAEFARDRYSGRGSDGVAAEELDVTTVREAERHLDRIGAADAAQGDRGVADSAVVRTYELSGLDDPAVGALRAATAGPDAPAAAFALGDPNRERSETTASAADGGDGATVDAPAGGRRGLLIGTPAAVSAVRDDVSGVSPDLDAVLGDIARHGN
- a CDS encoding DUF192 domain-containing protein, with protein sequence MRRRRLLGLAAAATAGTAAGCLGGGPTAGEGSGDGGGDGEDDGEGDGSGSDGDGVDWPTGTYADYETTTVTVENSAGEELGSVTAAIADDGEKRPLGLSDAEALPEDGGMLFTYASPRDLTFIMPDMSFGIDIVFVGGDREITRIHNAPEPGPNEDGSEQKYPGSGQYVLEVPYEWTDRHGVEVGDSLAFDL
- a CDS encoding creatininase family protein, which translates into the protein MYLADHTWPELGDALSEGSVALVPLGSTEQHGPHLPLATDHLIAEALATAAADRSDAFRTPTINVGVSPHHRQFPGTMWVDPPEFRDYVESFSRNLAYHGIDRVVFVNAHGGNVQHLREVGRRLHEDEVAYAVEWMWDESIPELVDDLFERNGPHAGPKETAMITHIAPDLVREDRLEDARDGGLVDLDDADTTVHGARTFYDAIDNSPNGAFGDPTDVTPEKSERLFEAAADQLVRLAQWIGDRDRDELFPEPRVEREA